One Scomber japonicus isolate fScoJap1 chromosome 1, fScoJap1.pri, whole genome shotgun sequence DNA window includes the following coding sequences:
- the phospho2 gene encoding pyridoxal phosphate phosphatase PHOSPHO2 produces the protein MKTLMVFDFDHTVVDDNSDTWVIRCLPSQTLPDVLKNSYKKGHWTEFMGRVMNYIGEQEVSPDSVRSVMETIPFTDGMRDLLTFISENKSTIDCIVVSDANTMFIDWILQAAGLQAAFDQVFTNPAKFNDLGYMEVQCYHSHDCKRCPVNLCKKKVLELYLSEQSDQGVEYGRVFYVGDGGNDLCPTSCLRGHDVVMPRKGYTLEKMLAQLKGQQDSVSLRARVIAWSSGTEILEELKASMQS, from the exons ATGAAGACTCTGATGGTGTTTGATTTCGACCACACTGTGGTGGATGACAACAGTGACACTTGGGTGATTAG ATGTCTTCCAAGTCAGACTCTTCCTGATGTTTTGAAGAATTCCTACAAAAAAGGCCACTGGACTGAGTTCATGGGAAGAGTCATGAACTACATAG GAGAACAGGAAGTCAGTCCTGACAGTGTCCGCAGTGTCATGGAGACCATCCCCTTCACAGATGGAATGAGAGACCTGCTGACATTCATATCGGAGAATAAAAGCACCATTGACTGCATAGTTGTCTCTGATGCTAACACCATGTTCATAGACTGGATCCTCCAAGCAGCAGGACTCCAAGCGGCCTTTGACCAAGTGTTCACCAACCCAGCTAAATTCAATGATCTCGGGTACATGGAGGTACAGTGCTACCACTCTCATGACTGCAAGCGATGCCCTGTCAACCTCTGCAAGAAAAAAGTCCTGGAGTTGTACCTGTCAGAGCAATCTGATCAGGGTGTGGAGTATGGTCGGGTATTCTATGTGGGGGACGGTGGGAATGATCTCTGCCCGACTTCCTGTCTGAGAGGGCATGATGTTGTGATGCCGAGGAAGGGGTACACCCTGGAGAAAATGCTGGCCCAACTCAAGGGTCAACAAGATAGCGTTTCTTTGAGAGCGAGAGTCATTGCCTGGAGCAGTGGCACAGAAATCCTGGAGGAGCTGAAAGCGAGTATGCAGTCGTAG
- the LOC128356086 gene encoding synapse-associated protein 1-like codes for MFRGLGTWLGLETPTYTKTCDDPEPLSVEQEEKVVEAQNEVNKQQPADQAAEPEAKQDDSELGKGLGDYIFSFATSATKKISDSVVETAQTIKKSVEEGKIDGIIDKTFLGDFQKEQEKFVQEKKSKRSEVAVPPWVGYNEEETIQQQILALSADKRNFLRDPPAGVQFHFDMEQMYPLASVMLEEDQLLNRMRFDLVPKHVKEEVFWRNYFYRVSLIKQSAQLTALAAQQQQDGEDRGASVSPEDVVLTDNVRPKTPPVSISDIKKPPQEEEEEMSTSPGVSEFVSDAFDSTAINQEDLRKEMEQLVLDKKDSLPSPDEDSADWEKELQQELQEYEVVTESDNKDDQWDQEIEKMLQADES; via the exons ATGTTCAGAGGTCTCGGAACGTGGCTGGGTTTGGAGACCCCGACGTACACGAAGACGTGTGATGATCCGGAGCCGCTGAGCGTGGAGCAGGAAGAGAAGGTGGTGGAGGCACAAAACGAGGTAAACAAACAGCAACCAGCTGACCAGGCTGCGGAACCAGAGGCCAAGCAGGACGACTCTGAGCTGGGAAAGGGGCTGGGAG ACTATATCTTCAGTTTTGCCACCAGTGCCACCAAGAAGATCTCAGACTCAGTGGTAGAGACCGCTCAGACCATCAAGAAGAGTGTGGAAGAGGGGAAAATCGACGGCATCATAGACAAG ACATTTCTAGGAGACTTCCAGAAAGAGCAAGAGAAGTTTGTCcaagaaaaaaagtccaaaagatCAG AAGTAGCAGTGCCTCCCTGGGTTGGCTACAATGAGGAAGAGACGATCCAGCAGCAGATCCTCGCCCTGTCAGCT GACAAGAGGAACTTCTTGCGAGACCCCCCTGCTGGCGTTCAGTTCCACTTTGACATGGAGCAGATGTATCCTCTGGCTTCAGTGATGCTGGAGGAAGACCAACTCCTCAACCGCATGCGCTTCGACCTGGTCCCCAAACA cGTGAAGGAGGAGGTTTTCTGGAGGAACTACTTCTACCGGGTGTCTCTGATCAAGCAGTCGGCTCAGCTCACAGCATTGGCAGCgcaacagcagcaggatggCGAGGACAGAGGGGCCAGTGTTTCACCTGAGGACGTAGTGTTAACAG ACAATGTCAGACCAAAAACGCCACCTGTTTCAATCAGCGACATAAAGAAG CCACctcaggaagaagaggaggagatgtcaACGAGTCCCGGAGTGTCCGAGTTCGTGAGCGACGCTTTCGACTCGACGGCCATCAACCAGGAGGACCTGAGGAAAGAGATGGAGCAGCTGGTGCTGGATAAGAAGGACAGCCTGCCCTCTCCTGATG AGGACTCAGCCGACTGGGAGaaggagctgcagcaggagctCCAGGAGTACGAGGTGGTGACCGAGTCAGACAACAAAGACGACCAGTGGGATCAAGAAATCGAGAAGATGCTTCAGGCTGACGAAAGCTAG